A single region of the Sphingobium sp. TKS genome encodes:
- a CDS encoding TadE/TadG family type IV pilus assembly protein, with protein MFATRHIDKFERVLPMPLRQLRANQKGLALIEFAYALPFLILLTFGGTELANIAITHARISAITSMAADGVARVRDRIDENDINDVIIGAKYAADSLDLTSRGRIIISTVEDNASTSTPLTDQVITWQRCKGIKSVAAAQTIGTEGQVLTTGMGAAGSQISATPGNPVVVVEIFYDYKPIMSNMFFGPITIHYSSAFSVRDRTIQSLQNAQNLSGTAKSTCNYYSA; from the coding sequence ATGTTTGCCACGCGGCATATCGATAAATTCGAACGCGTACTCCCGATGCCTCTACGCCAGCTTCGCGCAAATCAAAAAGGGCTGGCCCTGATCGAGTTTGCCTATGCGTTGCCGTTTCTCATCCTGCTCACCTTCGGAGGAACGGAGCTTGCGAACATCGCCATTACGCATGCACGGATAAGCGCCATTACCAGCATGGCGGCTGATGGCGTGGCGCGCGTCAGGGATCGAATTGACGAAAACGACATCAACGACGTCATCATTGGCGCAAAATATGCTGCGGATTCACTTGATCTGACATCCCGGGGTCGGATCATCATATCTACCGTGGAAGACAATGCGTCAACCTCGACTCCCCTCACCGACCAGGTGATCACATGGCAACGCTGCAAAGGAATAAAGAGTGTCGCCGCAGCTCAGACCATCGGAACGGAAGGTCAGGTGTTGACCACCGGCATGGGCGCAGCAGGTAGTCAGATTTCAGCAACGCCGGGCAACCCGGTGGTAGTCGTGGAAATTTTCTACGACTATAAGCCGATCATGTCGAACATGTTCTTCGGCCCGATCACCATCCACTACTCATCGGCCTTTTCGGTGCGCGATCGCACAATTCAGAGCCTTCAAAACGCTCAAAACCTATCTGGTACGGCAAAGTCGACCTGCAACTATTATTCGGCCTGA
- the trmFO gene encoding methylenetetrahydrofolate--tRNA-(uracil(54)-C(5))-methyltransferase (FADH(2)-oxidizing) TrmFO, whose translation MHQVHIIGGGLAGTEAAWQLAQAGVKVRLSEMRGSGDMTPAHQTEGLAELVCSNSFRSDDPDKNAVGLLHQEMRRLGSLIMAQAEPAKVPAGSALAVDRHIFSDGVTRTLAEHSNVEIVRERIDALPTEGMTIVATGPLTAPALAASIGQAAGIDHLAFFDAIAPVVHFDSIDMDKCWMANRWDKIGPGGGEGKDYINCPMNKEQYQAFVQGLLDGEKTEFKEWEKDTPYFEGCMPIEVMASRGPETLRHGPMKPMGLDDPRTGRWPYAVVQLRQDNAAGTLWNMVGFQTKLKHGAQAELLRTIPGLEKAEFARLGGLHRNTFIQSPKLLDATLRLKSAPHIRFAGQVTGCEGYVESAAIGLLAGRFAAAEILGRPLAPLPPETALGALLSHVIGNVETADYQPMNVNFGLFPPLADVKKKQRKEAMTARARAALGQWLGELQPA comes from the coding sequence ATGCATCAGGTTCATATCATCGGCGGCGGGCTTGCGGGCACGGAAGCGGCATGGCAGTTGGCGCAGGCCGGCGTGAAGGTCCGCCTGTCGGAAATGCGCGGCAGCGGCGACATGACGCCCGCGCACCAGACCGAGGGTCTTGCTGAACTGGTCTGTTCCAACAGCTTCCGCTCCGACGATCCGGACAAGAATGCCGTGGGGCTGCTGCATCAGGAAATGCGGCGGCTTGGCTCGCTCATCATGGCGCAGGCGGAACCGGCCAAGGTGCCCGCCGGATCGGCGCTGGCGGTCGATCGCCATATCTTTTCCGATGGCGTCACCCGAACATTGGCCGAACATTCCAATGTCGAGATCGTGCGTGAACGCATCGACGCGCTGCCCACCGAGGGTATGACCATCGTCGCCACCGGACCGCTGACCGCACCCGCGCTCGCCGCCAGCATCGGCCAGGCGGCGGGGATCGATCATCTCGCCTTTTTCGACGCCATTGCGCCGGTCGTGCATTTCGACAGCATAGACATGGACAAATGCTGGATGGCCAATCGCTGGGACAAGATCGGCCCCGGCGGCGGCGAGGGCAAGGATTATATCAACTGCCCCATGAACAAGGAGCAGTATCAGGCCTTCGTCCAGGGACTGCTCGACGGCGAAAAGACCGAGTTCAAGGAGTGGGAAAAGGACACGCCCTATTTCGAAGGCTGCATGCCGATCGAGGTGATGGCGTCACGCGGCCCCGAAACGCTGCGCCATGGGCCGATGAAGCCGATGGGCCTGGACGATCCACGCACCGGCCGCTGGCCCTATGCCGTGGTGCAGCTTCGGCAGGACAATGCGGCGGGCACGCTGTGGAACATGGTCGGCTTCCAGACCAAGCTGAAGCATGGCGCGCAGGCCGAACTGCTCCGGACCATCCCAGGCTTAGAAAAGGCGGAGTTCGCGCGGCTGGGTGGGCTGCATCGCAACACCTTCATCCAGAGCCCCAAGCTGCTCGACGCCACGCTGCGCCTCAAAAGCGCGCCGCACATCCGCTTCGCCGGGCAGGTGACGGGCTGCGAGGGCTATGTCGAGAGCGCGGCCATCGGCCTGCTTGCTGGGCGTTTCGCTGCGGCGGAGATTTTGGGCCGGCCGCTCGCGCCGCTGCCGCCCGAAACGGCGCTGGGCGCGCTGCTGAGCCATGTCATCGGCAATGTCGAGACGGCGGATTATCAGCCGATGAACGTCAATTTCGGCCTGTTCCCGCCACTGGCAGATGTCAAGAAAAAGCAGCGCAAGGAAGCCATGACCGCCCGCGCCCGCGCCGCTTTGGGCCAATGGCTGGGCGAGCTTCAGCCCGCCTGA
- a CDS encoding M20/M25/M40 family metallo-hydrolase produces the protein MKWWPVLMALSLPQGASAAGDPALAKAVLMKSIAFRTVAGEGQVPRLAAYYASVLRQAGFATTDLEITPIGETATLAATVRGSDPHLKPLLMIGHMDVVAANPADWTRDPFTPVEENGYIFGRGAEDNKYDVAMMVATMAGLKKECWRLRRTVTLLLSGDEETHMRTTRALAEKYRDAELLLNGDGGGGLLDEAGQPVLYQLQAGEKTYADFEIAFTDAGGHSGAPTPGNPIYRLARAIDRIAAYRFAPMRNELTKASLSLSADRIGGAVGAAMRRYAETGDRKAADLLSEYPEFVGQVRTTCVATMAQAGHALNALPQSAKVDVNCRIFPGIAIDVVKAELTQAIDDPGAAITTLDDLKASDASPLREDVMKAVTAAVAARYPNIPVIPSMSAGATDSLYFRALGVPSYGVSSLFQRGEDGFAHGLDERVPVAGIADALDQWERVIKALAE, from the coding sequence ATGAAGTGGTGGCCGGTTCTGATGGCCCTGTCCTTGCCGCAGGGGGCGTCGGCGGCGGGCGATCCGGCGCTGGCCAAGGCGGTGCTGATGAAGTCGATTGCCTTCCGGACGGTGGCGGGTGAGGGGCAGGTTCCCCGCCTCGCTGCTTATTATGCGTCGGTGTTGCGGCAGGCGGGCTTTGCGACGACCGATCTGGAGATCACGCCGATAGGCGAAACGGCGACATTGGCCGCGACCGTCCGGGGCAGCGATCCCCATCTCAAGCCCCTGCTGATGATCGGCCATATGGATGTGGTGGCGGCCAATCCGGCGGACTGGACACGCGATCCGTTCACGCCGGTGGAGGAGAATGGCTATATTTTCGGCCGGGGGGCGGAGGACAATAAATATGACGTCGCCATGATGGTGGCGACGATGGCTGGGCTGAAGAAGGAATGCTGGCGACTGCGGCGGACCGTCACCTTGCTGCTGTCAGGCGACGAGGAAACCCATATGCGCACGACGCGGGCGTTGGCGGAGAAATATAGGGACGCCGAACTGCTGCTGAACGGCGATGGCGGCGGCGGCCTGTTGGATGAGGCTGGCCAGCCCGTTCTGTATCAGTTGCAGGCGGGCGAAAAGACTTATGCCGATTTCGAGATCGCCTTTACCGATGCCGGCGGCCATAGCGGCGCGCCGACGCCCGGCAATCCCATCTATCGGCTGGCGCGCGCGATCGATCGGATCGCGGCCTATCGCTTCGCGCCGATGCGCAACGAACTGACCAAGGCTTCGCTGTCATTGTCGGCCGATCGCATCGGCGGCGCGGTGGGCGCGGCGATGCGGCGCTATGCGGAGACGGGGGACAGGAAGGCGGCCGATTTGCTATCCGAATATCCCGAATTTGTCGGGCAGGTGCGGACGACCTGCGTGGCGACCATGGCGCAGGCTGGGCATGCGCTCAACGCTTTGCCGCAAAGCGCGAAGGTCGATGTCAACTGCCGCATCTTTCCGGGCATAGCCATTGATGTGGTGAAGGCGGAACTCACCCAGGCGATCGACGATCCCGGCGCGGCGATCACCACGCTCGACGATCTCAAGGCGAGCGACGCGTCGCCCTTGCGCGAGGATGTGATGAAGGCGGTGACGGCGGCGGTCGCGGCGCGCTATCCGAATATTCCCGTCATCCCATCTATGTCGGCGGGGGCGACGGACAGCCTCTATTTTCGGGCGCTGGGAGTGCCGAGCTATGGCGTGTCCAGCCTATTCCAGCGGGGCGAGGACGGCTTTGCCCATGGACTGGACGAACGCGTTCCGGTGGCGGGAATAGCCGACGCGCTCGATCAGTGGGAGCGGGTGATAAAAGCGCTGGCGGAATAA
- a CDS encoding TadE/TadG family type IV pilus assembly protein gives MGDRIKRALFIQTRLYHNQAGNTLAIVAAAMIPLTGMAGAAVDFSRAYLVKARMQQACDAGALAGRRSMSGTILTSADKQQALNYFNFNFPNQLMGSAVMSTTDANAANRVTTALDNGQLRMEATTTVPTTLLRVVGITEMRVNAECLAEEYYVNTDLMLVLDTTGSMNCYMSNALSCAQETEKPVSGTNKSKMREMRDALKTLYSNLRPAQVALEGKNLRMRIGFLQFSSTVNVGKLIRAENTAYVRSSYQYRNSSGTLKTATDWPNYSSTWLDNSWQGCIEERGTSTALTATSTTIPADAWDLDIAKIPDSDATRWAPYDYEAMSGSSRISEESMGSVTGSNFYKAACPKPAVHMKAWASQSEFDAQVDTIVTGDGATYHDLGIIWGLRMIANNGIFGYRNPDKFNNVKVRRTIVFMTDGEMSPFRDAYSAYGVAKYAGRTASTGTLDTPLEAIHTQRFKLMCAKAKSDPYYVDIWVIGVLSGQTMNSDIASCASNSSQAISVSNATDLANAFKRISDKVGNLRLGA, from the coding sequence ATGGGCGATCGGATCAAGCGCGCGCTGTTCATTCAGACGCGGCTTTACCACAATCAGGCGGGCAATACGCTGGCGATCGTGGCTGCGGCGATGATTCCGTTAACAGGCATGGCTGGCGCCGCTGTGGATTTCAGCCGAGCCTATCTCGTAAAGGCACGTATGCAGCAGGCTTGCGATGCTGGCGCGCTGGCTGGACGGCGGTCGATGAGCGGGACCATATTGACGAGTGCCGACAAGCAACAAGCCCTCAACTATTTCAACTTTAACTTCCCTAATCAGTTGATGGGGTCTGCGGTCATGTCCACGACGGACGCCAATGCCGCCAATCGCGTTACGACTGCGCTGGACAACGGCCAGCTTCGGATGGAAGCCACCACGACTGTCCCGACCACCCTGCTGCGGGTCGTCGGGATCACTGAAATGCGCGTAAACGCCGAATGCCTGGCGGAAGAATATTACGTCAATACTGATCTGATGCTTGTTCTCGATACGACCGGCTCGATGAACTGTTATATGTCCAATGCGCTTAGCTGCGCCCAGGAGACAGAAAAACCTGTGAGCGGGACAAATAAGTCCAAAATGCGAGAAATGCGGGATGCGCTAAAGACCCTATATTCCAATTTGCGTCCCGCCCAAGTAGCGCTCGAAGGAAAAAATCTTCGTATGAGGATCGGGTTCCTGCAATTTTCCAGCACGGTGAATGTCGGCAAACTGATCCGCGCCGAAAATACAGCCTATGTTCGTTCATCCTATCAGTATCGAAACAGCAGCGGAACATTGAAAACGGCGACCGACTGGCCGAATTATTCATCGACCTGGCTCGACAATAGCTGGCAAGGATGCATCGAGGAACGCGGCACATCCACTGCACTTACGGCAACCAGCACCACCATACCGGCTGACGCGTGGGATCTCGACATCGCGAAAATCCCTGACAGTGACGCCACCCGCTGGGCACCCTATGACTATGAGGCAATGAGCGGCTCCAGTCGTATCAGCGAAGAATCCATGGGTTCAGTTACGGGTTCTAACTTCTACAAAGCCGCCTGCCCAAAGCCTGCTGTCCACATGAAGGCATGGGCCAGCCAAAGCGAGTTCGACGCGCAGGTCGATACGATCGTAACAGGCGACGGCGCGACCTATCACGACCTCGGCATCATCTGGGGTCTTAGGATGATAGCTAACAACGGCATCTTCGGATATCGCAATCCGGATAAATTCAACAACGTGAAGGTCCGCCGCACCATAGTCTTCATGACCGATGGTGAGATGTCGCCATTCCGAGATGCGTACAGCGCTTATGGCGTAGCTAAATATGCAGGGCGAACAGCGTCGACCGGTACGCTAGATACACCTCTGGAAGCCATTCACACGCAACGCTTCAAGCTGATGTGCGCAAAGGCGAAGTCCGATCCCTATTATGTCGATATATGGGTCATCGGGGTCTTATCCGGCCAAACCATGAATTCGGATATTGCGTCCTGCGCGTCCAACAGCAGCCAGGCCATTTCCGTCAGTAACGCTACCGACCTTGCCAATGCATTCAAGCGGATATCGGACAAGGTGGGCAATTTGAGGCTGGGCGCATGA
- a CDS encoding TadE/TadG family type IV pilus assembly protein codes for MISASLKQLAKNRDGVTIVEFAVVAAPLIFMILGALDLAYQAYATAVVQGTANAAARKVTLENAAAATVETYVRGRLASIASGSNVQIGSSNFLTYNKIGKPEKLTTDVNSNGLYDKSGPDCFIDDNRNNSYDIASQGASGIGTAEDVVRYQITVTYNRLSPIPQLLGMGNLVTISRTTFMRNEPYAGIVDPPVKCGV; via the coding sequence ATGATCTCCGCCTCCCTCAAGCAACTCGCGAAAAATCGCGACGGCGTAACCATTGTGGAATTCGCCGTCGTTGCAGCGCCACTAATCTTCATGATCTTAGGGGCGCTCGATCTTGCATATCAGGCTTATGCAACCGCCGTCGTTCAGGGTACTGCGAACGCAGCCGCTCGAAAGGTGACGCTGGAAAACGCCGCGGCCGCCACCGTCGAAACCTATGTTCGAGGGCGGCTGGCTAGCATTGCGAGCGGTTCCAATGTGCAGATAGGCTCTTCGAATTTTCTGACCTATAACAAGATCGGCAAGCCCGAAAAGCTGACGACCGACGTCAATTCGAACGGCCTTTACGACAAGAGCGGGCCCGACTGCTTCATCGACGATAATCGCAACAATAGTTATGACATCGCCAGCCAGGGCGCATCGGGCATCGGCACAGCCGAAGATGTCGTCCGTTATCAGATCACCGTCACCTACAACCGCCTTTCGCCTATTCCGCAACTCTTGGGCATGGGCAATTTGGTGACGATTTCCCGGACGACTTTCATGCGCAACGAACCCTATGCCGGCATTGTCGATCCCCCCGTGAAATGCGGAGTTTGA
- the pdhA gene encoding pyruvate dehydrogenase (acetyl-transferring) E1 component subunit alpha, with protein MAKPTTPRPSRAKAASPAGADHNRPRPDAPKDYKATKEELLEFYRQMVLIRRFEEKAGQLYGLGLIGGFCHLYIGQEAVAVGIQSALKPGKDSVITGYRDHGHMLAYGIDPNVIMAELTGREAGISRGKGGSMHMFSVEHKFFGGHGIVGAQVSLGAGLGFAHKYNNDGGVCVAYFGDGAANQGQVYESFNMAELWKLPIIFVIENNQYAMGTSVNRSSAEDQLYRRGESFRIPGIQVNGMDVLAVRGATEEALKWVQGGNGPILLEMKTYRYRGHSMSDPAKYRSREEVQSMRDKSDPIEGVKKYLADVGVSEDEFKKIDQDIRKIVSDAADFAETSPEPELHELYTDVLVEQY; from the coding sequence TTGGCGAAACCAACAACGCCGCGTCCGTCACGCGCAAAGGCAGCCAGTCCGGCTGGCGCGGACCATAACCGGCCTCGCCCCGACGCTCCCAAAGATTATAAGGCCACCAAGGAAGAGCTGCTGGAATTCTACCGGCAGATGGTCCTCATTCGCCGTTTCGAGGAAAAGGCGGGTCAGCTTTACGGCCTTGGCCTGATCGGTGGCTTCTGTCACCTCTACATCGGTCAGGAAGCGGTTGCCGTGGGCATCCAGTCGGCGCTCAAGCCCGGCAAGGACAGCGTCATCACCGGCTATCGCGACCACGGCCACATGTTGGCCTATGGCATCGATCCCAATGTCATCATGGCGGAACTGACCGGTCGTGAAGCGGGAATCTCCCGCGGCAAGGGCGGCTCGATGCACATGTTCAGCGTCGAGCATAAATTCTTCGGCGGCCACGGCATCGTCGGCGCGCAGGTGTCGCTGGGCGCGGGTCTGGGCTTTGCGCATAAGTATAACAATGACGGCGGCGTGTGCGTCGCCTATTTCGGTGACGGCGCGGCCAACCAGGGCCAGGTCTACGAAAGCTTCAACATGGCCGAGCTGTGGAAGCTGCCGATCATCTTCGTGATCGAGAACAACCAGTACGCCATGGGCACCAGCGTCAACCGCTCATCGGCGGAAGACCAGCTTTACCGCCGGGGCGAGAGCTTCCGCATTCCGGGCATTCAGGTGAACGGCATGGATGTGCTCGCCGTGCGCGGTGCGACCGAGGAAGCGCTCAAATGGGTGCAGGGCGGCAATGGTCCGATCCTGCTCGAAATGAAGACCTACCGCTATCGCGGCCATTCCATGTCCGACCCGGCCAAATACCGGTCGCGCGAGGAAGTGCAATCGATGCGCGACAAGTCCGACCCGATCGAGGGCGTCAAGAAATATCTGGCCGATGTCGGCGTTTCCGAAGACGAGTTCAAGAAGATCGATCAGGATATCCGCAAAATCGTCAGCGACGCCGCGGATTTCGCTGAAACCTCTCCCGAACCGGAACTGCACGAGCTTTATACAGACGTGCTGGTGGAGCAATATTAA
- a CDS encoding EF-hand domain-containing protein: protein MGRVLAGAMAALLLTAGGLFWWQGRASNEAVPQPLIGSPPPPAVEALPEGDPDATGDAPPMPGEASPQSREEKRFGRYDRNRDGVITRIEMMGSRVKAFKALDKNNDNLLSFEEWAVTTSDRFAKADGNGDGKLTPAEFATTAPKRTAAPKCKC, encoded by the coding sequence GTGGGGCGAGTTCTGGCGGGCGCGATGGCCGCGCTGTTGTTGACGGCCGGCGGGCTGTTCTGGTGGCAGGGGCGCGCAAGCAATGAGGCCGTGCCTCAGCCGCTGATCGGATCACCGCCGCCGCCTGCCGTCGAGGCGCTGCCCGAAGGCGACCCGGACGCCACGGGCGATGCGCCGCCAATGCCCGGCGAGGCCTCGCCGCAGAGCCGTGAAGAGAAGCGTTTCGGCCGCTATGACCGCAATCGCGATGGCGTCATCACCCGGATCGAGATGATGGGCAGCCGGGTGAAGGCGTTCAAGGCGCTCGACAAGAACAACGACAATCTCCTCTCCTTCGAGGAGTGGGCCGTGACCACGTCGGACCGTTTCGCCAAGGCCGACGGCAATGGCGACGGCAAGCTGACCCCTGCCGAATTCGCGACGACCGCGCCCAAACGCACGGCCGCGCCGAAGTGCAAATGCTAA
- a CDS encoding dicarboxylate/amino acid:cation symporter, which translates to MAINYRSFGFQVLAGMAVGLLLGLLARSIGSGPDGDLNWLATALKTTGSIFVSLLKAVVPPLVFAAIVASIANLRALDNAARLAGQTLLWFAITALIAVVIGLAIGLIVQPGSGLHGQALAVGKPDSIGGWLDFLKGLVPSNSFALSASTKITDTGATTSLSFNILQLLVVSIAIGLATLKVGEKAEPFLAFVRSLLAVVRAILGWIIRLTPIGSAALIGSAIATYGWSALAQLGSFAGAVYLGLAIVLLVVYPLLLAANGLKPLPFFAKAWPAIQLGFVSRSSVGTLPVTETVTERMGVEKGYAAFAIPLASTTKMDGCASIYPALAAIFVAGFYGIPLHAADYALIVFVSVVGSAATAGLTGAIVMLTLTLSTLGLPLEGAGLLLAIDPILDMGRTAVNVAGQVLVATIVAKREEILDEAAYYGGTELAPA; encoded by the coding sequence ATGGCCATCAACTATCGCAGTTTCGGATTTCAGGTTCTTGCCGGCATGGCCGTCGGCCTGTTGCTTGGCCTGCTGGCGCGATCCATCGGTTCGGGGCCGGACGGCGATCTCAACTGGCTGGCGACAGCGCTCAAGACCACGGGGTCGATCTTCGTTTCGCTGCTGAAGGCCGTGGTCCCGCCGCTGGTGTTCGCGGCGATCGTCGCCTCCATCGCCAATCTGCGCGCCCTCGACAATGCAGCGCGGTTGGCCGGACAAACCCTCCTCTGGTTCGCTATCACGGCGCTGATCGCCGTCGTCATCGGCCTTGCCATCGGGTTGATCGTCCAGCCGGGTTCCGGCTTGCACGGACAGGCCTTGGCCGTGGGAAAGCCCGATTCCATTGGAGGCTGGCTCGATTTCCTGAAAGGCCTGGTCCCCAGCAACAGCTTCGCCCTGTCCGCCAGCACCAAGATCACGGATACGGGGGCGACCACCAGCTTGTCCTTCAATATCCTGCAATTGCTGGTCGTTTCCATCGCCATCGGCCTCGCGACGCTGAAGGTGGGAGAGAAGGCCGAACCGTTCCTGGCTTTCGTCCGTTCGCTGCTCGCCGTGGTGCGCGCGATCCTGGGCTGGATCATCCGCCTGACGCCCATCGGCTCGGCCGCTCTTATCGGCAGCGCCATCGCCACCTATGGCTGGAGCGCGCTAGCCCAACTCGGCAGCTTCGCAGGGGCGGTATATCTCGGCCTCGCCATTGTCCTGCTCGTCGTCTATCCGCTGCTGCTGGCCGCCAATGGCCTGAAACCCCTGCCCTTCTTCGCCAAGGCGTGGCCCGCCATCCAGCTTGGCTTCGTCTCGCGATCCTCGGTCGGCACCCTGCCCGTCACCGAGACCGTAACGGAGCGTATGGGCGTGGAAAAGGGCTATGCCGCCTTCGCCATTCCACTGGCCTCCACCACCAAGATGGACGGCTGCGCCTCCATCTATCCGGCGCTTGCAGCGATATTCGTGGCCGGCTTTTACGGCATCCCCCTCCATGCGGCGGACTATGCGCTGATCGTCTTCGTGTCGGTCGTCGGATCGGCGGCGACGGCAGGCCTGACGGGCGCCATAGTCATGTTGACGCTGACGCTTTCCACGCTCGGCCTACCGCTCGAGGGAGCGGGCCTGCTGCTCGCCATCGATCCGATCCTCGACATGGGCCGCACCGCCGTCAATGTCGCGGGCCAGGTGCTGGTCGCTACCATCGTCGCCAAGCGGGAAGAAATCTTGGACGAAGCTGCCTATTATGGCGGGACGGAACTGGCCCCGGCCTGA
- a CDS encoding pyruvate dehydrogenase complex E1 component subunit beta: MGIEIKMPALSPTMEEGTLAKWLVKEGDEVRSGDILAEIETDKATMEFEAVDEGKIGQIMIAEGTEGVKVGTVIATMAGEGGEAVAPAPAAKAEAPAKVEAAPEPKKPVEVKATVKDPALPEGTDYVKTTVREALRDAMAEEMRRDERVFVMGEEVAEYQGAYKVTQGLLEEFGDKRVIDTPITEYGFAGIGAGAAMGGLKPIVEFMTFNFAMQAIDHIINSAAKTNYMSGGQMRCPIVFRGPNGAASRVAAQHSQNYGPWYAAVPGLIVIAPYDSADAKGLLKAAIRSDDPVVFLENELVYGRSFDVPKVDDYVLPIGKARIVREGKAVTLVSYSIGVGVALEAAEKLAAEGIDAEVIDLRTLRPLDTATVLESLKKTNRLVVVEEGWPVCSIASEIAAVVMEQGFDDLDAPVLRVTNEDVPLPYAANLEKAALIDAARVVEAVKRVCYR; the protein is encoded by the coding sequence ATGGGTATCGAAATCAAGATGCCGGCGCTTTCCCCGACCATGGAGGAAGGCACGCTGGCGAAATGGCTGGTGAAGGAAGGTGACGAGGTCCGCTCGGGCGACATATTGGCCGAGATCGAGACCGACAAGGCGACGATGGAATTCGAAGCCGTCGACGAAGGCAAGATCGGCCAGATCATGATAGCCGAGGGCACCGAAGGCGTGAAAGTCGGCACCGTCATCGCGACGATGGCGGGTGAGGGTGGTGAGGCGGTCGCTCCTGCTCCGGCTGCCAAGGCGGAAGCGCCTGCAAAGGTCGAAGCGGCGCCTGAGCCGAAGAAGCCGGTCGAGGTCAAGGCGACGGTCAAGGACCCGGCCCTGCCCGAAGGCACGGACTATGTGAAGACGACCGTGCGCGAAGCGCTGCGCGATGCCATGGCGGAGGAAATGCGCCGTGACGAGCGCGTCTTTGTCATGGGCGAAGAGGTGGCCGAATATCAGGGCGCCTACAAGGTGACCCAGGGGCTGCTGGAAGAATTTGGCGACAAGCGCGTCATCGACACGCCGATCACCGAATATGGCTTTGCCGGCATCGGTGCGGGCGCGGCGATGGGCGGTTTGAAGCCGATCGTCGAGTTCATGACCTTCAACTTCGCGATGCAGGCGATCGACCACATCATCAACTCGGCGGCCAAGACCAATTATATGTCCGGCGGCCAGATGCGCTGCCCGATCGTGTTCCGCGGTCCCAATGGCGCCGCGAGCCGCGTTGCCGCGCAGCATAGCCAAAACTATGGTCCCTGGTATGCGGCGGTTCCGGGCCTGATCGTGATCGCGCCCTATGACTCGGCCGACGCCAAGGGCTTGCTGAAAGCCGCGATCCGTTCGGACGATCCGGTCGTGTTCCTTGAGAACGAACTGGTCTACGGCCGCAGCTTCGATGTGCCCAAGGTTGACGATTATGTCCTGCCGATCGGCAAGGCGCGCATCGTCCGCGAGGGCAAGGCCGTGACGCTGGTCAGCTATTCGATCGGCGTCGGCGTCGCGCTGGAGGCGGCCGAAAAGCTGGCGGCCGAAGGCATTGACGCGGAAGTCATCGACTTGCGCACGCTGCGTCCGCTCGACACGGCGACGGTTCTGGAGAGCCTCAAGAAGACCAATCGCCTGGTGGTAGTCGAAGAAGGCTGGCCGGTTTGCTCGATCGCATCGGAAATCGCTGCTGTGGTCATGGAGCAGGGCTTTGACGACCTCGACGCGCCGGTGCTGCGCGTGACCAATGAGGATGTGCCACTGCCCTATGCGGCCAACCTCGAAAAAGCAGCCCTGATCGACGCCGCGCGTGTGGTCGAGGCGGTGAAGAGGGTTTGTTATAGGTAA